GAAGGGAAGTCTTTTGCTTCATAATCTAAACATAAGACTGCAACTTCCCTTTCTATTCTAGAGCCAGAGCACAATTAGCACCTGGCTCTGGAATATCAAGTATATATCAATCATATCTGCATCTGTGCTCTAAGTCTCCACCTAGGAAAGGGGACCAGCTGCTTACTAATCTCATTCCTTAAGCATAATATTTCAGAAATTCATACTCAGTTGTGTCCATTGAACCATCATGAGGGTATCTGGAAGTGCTGAAGTTCTTGTCTTGAAGTTTCCCAGGAGGAGAAGCATCACCATGGTCAGCCACTGTGACACATGCTTGAGGTCTGCACTGCTCAGTCCCACTGGATGCCTAGGAGCTCACAGCTCACATGCCAGAGCTTCTTTGCTGTCTCATCATCCCGGCCCCGTGGAGATACATATGCTGGCTGGCAATCACTATAAGGGGAACATgattgttgtggggtttttttgtttattttttttaagtaaatcaaACATTTCTATCAGCATTAGAATACTGAAATGTCTGTGGTAAGGAGAGGAGAGTTGCTTTCTACCAGCTTAACTCAAGTCCAGTTGAAGGATAGGAGGATAAGTAGCAGATGAGCAAGGGCTGCTGCAAAGCCACCTTAGGAAGGCTTCCTTTCTACCTGGCTAGGGAAGAGGAATCTTCCCCCATGGCACCAAGAACTGGCTCTACATCTGTTTCTCTGTATCTGTTGTCTTGACTCTTAAAGAAACCCtagcccagatacactgagctaTGTACTCTTCAGTGTAAGCTTTTGCTAATACTACTACAAAGGACTATAAATGCTAGCCAAGCTTCTGcaaaagcagcttttccagcAAACACTACAAAAAAGCCACTTGAATAGCCCTTCATTCAGAACTATTTGTCTCATCTAATTCATCCCACTGTACCGCAGTTCACTAAAGGCAGAGCTACCCCAGGCCGGTAATACTATAACAACCATATAGTGTTTTATACTATGCCTTTTTCCTCTATCCTCTGTAGGGTGGCTCACTCTTCTCAGTTCCTGCAACCAGACAGCATGCTGTCTGGAATAGGGACTATGCTTTCTTATCTTATTAGTTGCATGCTGCAACTAATGGGAGGCTTAAGGGAGCAGAGGAAATCACATCTCTGAGATTTCTAACCATTCTAGACTCTGCAAAACATAGTGGTTGTATACTCCATACTGCACAACCTGTGATGTTCCCCCAAAAAAGGCTATGGTGGACTTTGCCTGGCTTGCTGTAGCccataaggcttttttttttttttaatgtttatactTATGCTTTATATTCTATTGGGTGGAAATTATTTTAGGCCAGTCCACTGTAAAACCAGGCACACTTGTGAATTAGTGTGTTTCAGCTATTTGTTTCCCACTAAGTCCAAAACTGTCTCTTCTATTATGAAGTTAAAATCTACATAAATTTTCTGTACTCCAGCACATAAATGCTCCATTTATATCCTGGGAGAAACAATCATGCAGGGAAGATTAAGGCACCTATTTATATACTACTCAAGTCTGATTAAGATGTTACAAGCTCCAGGTGAAGATCAGACAAAACCATTACAGAGAATAATCTGCTCACTTACTTATCACAAGGGAGGAAAGCTCTGCAAAGAAGTGCAGGCTCCAACAATATCtatgctaaaaacaaaacaacaaagaaaaacaaaaagcagatttcCATATTCATTTCTCAAACAGTTTGGTTACACTGCTCTCAGAGGTGCCTGTCAGCTTCCCCTTGGGCTTAACGAAGCTGTTCAAAAGGCATTTTTCCAAGTCTAAGATGATGATGACTTGAAACCGCTCTGGGCTGCAGTTTTGGTCAGGGAAAGGGAGtgattatgcaaaaaaaaaggtaaaagaaaattaaaaaaaaccaaaggggTCTGTGGCAAGAGCTACAAAAGACAAATTGCAGAACAGAGTGATGAGCTTCCCAGCAGGAGCCTCCCAGCTGGTGTGTCTGTCACTCTGGAGGAGCAAGTCATTTTGTTATATGCCTAATTTTAGActcatactgaaaaaaaatcttacttcttACAGGATCAGAAGCACACATTTTTTGCTCCTCCCAACAATCTTGCCACATTTGAACTGTCTGAAAGGAACTGAATCAAGCCTCCCAACTCCCTGTGAGCACAGGTACTTTCTGCTCCAACAGGCTAAAACTACAAAGAGAAACAAACTGCTCTTTCCCATGCTTGACTCCAGTGACCTCATTAACTAAATAACCAGCTCTACTGCAGTGATTTGCCCGCGTCTAAGGCAGATAGATAGGATTAGAACTCTGAGCATGTGACAGCCTCTCCTGCGCTTCCAGTGCAGTGACACTCTTAGCACTATGGGAATTGCTATTGCCTGAAGTGTTGCACAGGTCAGTGGTTCCTTGTAACACAGTACTCCTTGGAACAGACCTGGAAGGGGTAGGGCCTGTATTTCTGTCACCTTCAACTTTATTTGGGTGACCTTTGACAACAATCTTGCACAGTCCCTTCTGCAATAAAGAATGACACTATTTACTCTCCCAGTCAAGCAAGGTTGCTTCCACATCGTCTCCGCAACTTCGTATCACATCAGCAACTTTCACCCACCTGAAATATTGTCCTGTCACAGAGTCTAGCTCCTCTGCCACTGCACAGTACACGCTGGTCTGAGCTCCCTCCGAAGGAGTCTTCAGGAAGAATGAGAACACCTTCCACAGCCATGTCATTACAGATGAGTGCCGGACCAGTTCAGAACGGACAGAGCCAGGGTGGAGAGAGTTTGCTGTGACTTTAGTACCTGTGGGAAAAGAAAGTAATCTAGGACAAATCTGCATGCATCAGACTTGCCTTATGCAAAGGGGTAACATTCTCCTCGTTTCTATCAGCAAATAttcaacaacttaaaaaaaaggagTCCAGGCATGGATACTGGGAGAGCCAATGAAAGCCTCACTGCTTGCTGGAGCTTCCCTCACTCCCTTCCAAACACTGCAGTTACTACATGCCTTTGCAAAGCAATCTGCCAAAAGGCCTGGATGCTAAAACAGCAGCAGTTTCCATCAGGCTTTTGAGAGGACCAGACCTTTTTTTATTTACTCTAATACTACATTCCTAGAGAAGACACTGCTTCtgttttagtaaaataaatactACTTAATTAGGTTTATGGAAGGGACTGAATAATATGGCAGTGACAGAGATGCTGCGACTTAAGAGGTTCTGTCTAGTCCTATGCTTCTATTTTACCGGCCTTCAACATTTCAGGCAGCTGAGAATGCCATACCTCTTTCACTGTAGACTGCAGTTGTCAAGTGTTATGTTCAGCTCTAAGTCCTTTCAGCTTCTACCCACAAAATACAATTGTGTGCTTGGATGCAGATAGTTTTCGGAcaagctttgaagaaaaatgaaatccacTCAACTGTGCAACTCTACTAAACTCCTCTGCCCTGTTGCTGAAAAGATGATTACTGCTTTAAGTCTCCTGGTTCCACAGACACGAGATATTTTCTTCCTGTATGGACCAGCTATCAGTGACCTTTGTTCAAACCATTTCATTTCTGTATATCCAATTTCTAGACTTTTCTTCAATCCACGCTCCTCATACACAGTGCTCAAAAGCCAAGCAGACAAACACTCTGCTCTCCTGTGAGACTTGCCTTGCAGCCGCCTCGCCAACTCCCGTGTGAAAAGCACGTTAGCCAGTTTGCTGTGACAGTAGGCAAGGCCGCGATTGTAGCTCTTGTCACCATGGAGGTCATGGAAGCGGATTCGGCCTCCATGATGAGCCAGTGAGGACACATTCACTATACGGGCCGGGGCAGACTGCCTCAGACGCTCCAGCAATAGGAAAGTCAAGAGAAAGTGAccttaaaaaaagagaggaaaagttaGGATATTTCATCCTTCTCTGAAGTCTTCCCCTGCTGGAATTTCAAAGTGCTTTCAACATACTACTTGCATGCTATTGCTTACTGCTACCATCTTTTCAAGTCCAGGAGAAAGAAGGCACACTGAAACAGCTAAACTTTCATGGGGCCATCAAGTTCTGCTCTTCAGCTTCAAAAACTTGGAGCTGTTGTAAATTTCGTATGTCCCAGGTGACATCTAGAGATTCTTAAACTAGATCCATGCTAAGCAAACACATAGCACTACTCCTTCTCATGACATTTGAGTCCTGCAGAATCCAGCTTCTTCCTCCAGAGCTCTAGTTCAGGTCTTCAATTCTTTCCCAGAAAGGAAGGATGAGGAAGAGAAAATCCAGAAGCAGAATCTCCCTTTGGCATTTTGCCACAGACATTGAGTTAAAAACTTGACTCCACTAGTCTTACCGAGGTGATTGACTCCCAGGTGCATCTCAAAGCCATCAGCTGTCTTGGAGTAAGGGTATAGCATCACCCCAGCATTGTTAATGAGGATATGAAGttccttctcctctgcaagaaacaACAGACATCATTAAATAAGGCAACAGAGACAAAAgacagtcagtcagtcagtcaaaAAACCCCATGCCTGTCTGAGTTGCAGCCACATTTCCTCAATAAAATCAGAATAACTCTCCTACCACAAACTAGATCATGGCCTCTGACAAGCCCCTGCTGTCAAACCATGGTAGCCAACATCGTACAGGGATATGCAGGCCAGGAACTCGGTATCTGCTAAAATCCACTGGCATCAGAACAGAACCTGCTTCTCTTGTCTGGACATGTAGATAGCTCTGGAGGGCGGAACTGGCCTCCAGGACAGTCTCATTTTTCTGCCCTTGCCCACAATGGAGTTTGTCACACAGAACAATTCCATGTATAGTAAATGGGAAGACGTTTTCATAGACATATCAGCAGTCTGCATCACTTACACAACACCCTCAGCCTCTGCCTTTAGAATCTCTGTGATACACACATGGTCACCCAGCAAGTTAACAGCAGGTACAGGAATAGAGCAGGGTGATAATGCTCCCAGGACACACTCTGCCACACCCCTTCCTTAGCTCTGAAGAGCAGAGAGCAGTTCTTGACAAATATTcccattgaaaagaaagatctaggggctgtacctgctagaaagtTCTCAGCAAACTCCCGGATGGACTTTGTATTAGCCAAGTCCAGTTTTTTCACAATGACCTGCTGGTTCCCTGTTTCAGCTCGGATTTCACTGGCTGCAGCTTCTCCCTTTGCTACGTCTCTGCAGGCAACAATCACCCTTGCACCTGCAAAAGGGAAAGAAGCAGGAACACAGGCTGAGACCACTGGGAGCAGACTGGAGAATCAGGACTATGACAAGCAGGCTGACTACACAGAGCACCTACAAACAACATATTGTTAGTTTAGGGAACTGGCATCAACTCATGTGTTGCTAGCTCTAGTGCAGCCCAGAGTTGTCCTTAGACCAGGAAAAAGCACATCAGACGTGCCTCTGTCCAGCTTTTCCCAGGTCAGGCATGTGTACCACAATGCTGGTATGACTGGGTTGTAACTGTCCCTACAATGGCAGTGTCAAGGCAGCAGCACATGCAGATACGTGGACCGTGTTAGGTTATGTGGTAAAAAGATCATCTCCACaagcacaaaggagcacagagagtGAATGGCAGCTGAGGGAACCCAAGTAACACCTTGCCCGGCTGCTCCCAGGACCATCACGGGAGAGCAGATCAGGCTATCACaggctcatctccacaagcacagaGGAGTGTAGAGGCACAGTGGCAAGTGGAGGAACCCAAATCACCTACTCAGAGAACAAACACCCTGCCTGGCtcctcccagggctgtcccaggagagcaTCAGCCCCATGGTGCAGGTGTGAAACCCACCACGATGAGTCAACCAGAggagctctgggggggggggggttactgcCTAGGGGTATGGGACACATTGTGGGACGCAGGAGAAGAGCATTTTGAGATAGCACAAGACTATTTACaggatgtttaggggaggaaccaaaggcagagaaagggcgGGATTTAGATGATTTGAGGAGGAATAAAAGTGGGAAAATAGAAGGATATGGGGATAGAAAGAGGCCTGGTCAGTACGCTCATCCAGCCATGCCCTGCATCTGATCAGTGCAGTTTGTCCCATCTCTTTATTAAATTCCTTTCTAACTATGTTCCTGGGTGAGGGACATTCTATTCCACATGCATGTGCAAGTGTGGTGGTCTGAGTGCCTACAGATCATAGGGGCCCATATGTCTGTCGTGCTAGCAAGCAGAGAGATCAGAATCAGTGAAATTAAGTACCAGTGACTGGAGTGGGACCAGGGACTGGACTGGGACCATAGGTCAGAGGGCCCATTCTTCTGGGGTGCTAGCAACTGGAACACATGAGGGAGGGTATGCAAGTGATCACTTGCAAATATCAAGCTGGACTAGTTGGTGAGTAGGTGAAGTGACCTGGGTATGTGTGTGGGTCTCTAAGGGTGAGATCACAGGGACAGCTGGCTACCAGAGGGACCAGGGGAGTCCCAGACAACTGCCAGGGAGACTGTAGCATCTGGGGTTGATTGggagacgtgtgtgtgtgtgtgggggggggtgttgaTTGggagacgtgtgtgtgtgtgtgtgtgtgtgtgtgtgtgtgtgtgtgtgtgtgtgtgtgtgtgtgtgtgtctgtctgtctgtctgtctgtctgtctgtctctctctctctctgggggGGTTGATtgcaaggctgggggggggggggcaggcatgAGACCACAGGCAAATTGGCTGGAAGGACTAGGGGAGTCCCAACCGAGTGCCAGGGAGACCACAGAGTCCAAGATGTGCGCATACATATGTGTGTCTATGTGTCTAGGGGTAAGGCACCTGGAAGAGAAAGGATGTAGGACCAGCTACTGGATGGATCTACAGTGTGTACGCACATGTCTGTGCACGCAGGCATGTGTGCGTACATGCACGAGTGAGGAGGTCTGTACCAGCaagtggagtggggctgcagatTTCAGGGGCTCAtatgtccaggtgccagcaactggggagaccAGGGATCAAGGGGCCAGGGCTGGAATGAGTTTCTaagcccagctgctggagggatccacattgtatgtatgtgcatatgtcCTACTAACAGACCttcctcctgatcagccagagacaGGAACAGGATGAGGCTCTTGGTACTGTTTGTGCGAGTGCTGAGTGCATCTGTTGGAGTTGATCTGTGTGGTTGGACTTGTGTATATATGTTGTATATGAGTGTTTGTGTGGGTGACTACTAGGAATATGTTCTCAGTCTTGCTACTGGTTGAGCTGGGGACACAGCTACAGCAACCTCACCCCATTGCGTTTGGCCTTCTTGCCAAACAGACCCCAGCCAGAATAGTTTCTTAACCAATTATGAACAGGTAGATTAATCTCCACAGCAATTACCCCAAAAGCATTTAAACCAAATTAGCTTGAAACATGAATAACTAAAACACACACCAGTGAAACTAAGCCATTTCCCAGCTTCTTGCAAATGTGGCTCAGTGATACtgacacacccccacacacagccatTACAAATGGATGCCTGCTGATACAGGACAGTGACTTGCCTCTTCGTGCAAGATCTCTGGCTGTCTCCTTCCCAATGCCTGTGTTAGCTCCTGTGATTATCACCACCTTCCCATCTAGCTTAGCTGCTGACTTACACTGTCCTCCAGCAACATACCTCCTGGAAGAGAAGATAACAGGAACAAGAGGATAATGAGAAAAGGTCCAAGGACAGTTTTTTCTGGTTACGAGGTTCACGCTGATCACTTATAGCTCTCGGTTGGCTGTGCCCCAGCAGTTGGGCCAATTCCTGCATTCAGAACAGCCAGCGATACACATGGATAGTCAATTAAAGTGGTTCAAGCTGCCAGTTCACTGtatccctccttcccccttcaaGCTTCGAGTAGCTGCCTCCTCTGATCAGGGGTCATCATCAAGCCACAGCATCAGGTTCATACTCATCTTCCAAACCTCTCTGCTTTAAGCACAGTGCCAGCGCTTGCACGCAAAGCTGAGGAGCCCAGCCCACCCTCGGCCCGGCTGACGGCCGTTTGGCGGAGAGAAAGGCTCGGAGAGGACAGAAGCGCGGGCACCATCACCGCCTAGCAGAGCGGCGCCTCTCCCGGCCCTCGCGGGCGAGGCTGCCCCCAAAGCGCTCGCAGCCACGCTGCTGCGGGCTCGCTGCGCAGCGGCctcggcagggcagggcagggcagggcccggcccgacccggcggcggcggcggcggcggcagcaggaaATGCCCCCGCGCCTGGAGAGCACCGCCCCTCCCGAACGGGCCCCTGCCGCCCTCCaaccgccgccggcgcccggccgcgccgtTACATCAAGTGGAGCCACGGCTCCCCATTGGCTGCCGCCATCGGCCCTCCGGCGGCTCAGCCAATGAGCGCgaccgcggccccgcccccgcggagccgcgcggagccccggccgccgccggacCCCGGCTCCGACTGCCGGGTACAGGGATGGGCCCACGGCGGGACGCCTTTCCGCGACAAACTCAAGCAGTCAGAgcttggaaaaatatatatattagaaaCATTTAAAGCTCCCTCTCTCGGGGCAGCATGAGGTACGCGCCAGCTGTGGCAGCTGTTGCTCTATATTATCGGTCTCTCAGCAGCCGAGACAGAAGACCGCAGAAACGAGGGCGAAAACTGAATTGAGACCTAAGGGTATCCCAGGTCCCAGGGCAAGCGTGAGATTGTTTCGAATCATTGCTACTTAGACACTAGAGCTAGAGAAATTTAAGTAACGTTTTAGCTCAGCGAGgttaaaaaaattccattttatttacctttccgtaaaaaataaataaatcctgaTGGGGAAAGAGACCCAAATAACCAGGAGGTTTTTTACCTAATCCTTCTTCCTAGACATCAAAGGCGCTACTAAAGAACGGATGTTTCtatatacttttattttctgCGCAGCCATCGAATGAATAGCATTTACTATTACTCTTGTCTTTTACAAACGGAGAAAGCAAGCCAAGTGAAAGAGCCTGCACGAGAAACTCGCGCAGGCGGCgtcaggcagggctggctgcGAATGCCCTAACTCCCGTGCGAGGTCAGCTTTTTAACGGCCGCAGACTACATAACTAGCAAACACTGGGACCCCGGAGCCTTCAAACGACACCACGCACCGGCCCCTGCCCGGGTGCTGCGCCCGCTCCCGGCGCCGGCACGGACGACGCGACCTGCCCCGCgcagccggggccccgcgcgcagCGGGCGCGACggcaccgccgcctccccccgcgcagCCCGACACGCGCAGCGGCCGAGGGCCACCGCAGGCTGACCTCACGTAGGGGGatgccgccagcagcagcagcgggagcgACACAGCCGTCCCCAGCACGGCTCCCCAGCAGGTGAGCATCGCCGCCGGCtccatgcctgctgctgctgctgctctgcccgggTGAAGGAGAGGCCCCGCCCCTtagcccgccccgccccaccccccctCCCGACGTGGCGCCAGGAGCTGTAGtccgctccccgcggccgccgtcccccccccccccccccggcacgctgggagttgtagttccaCTCCCCTGCGGCATGTCGGGAGCTGTAGTcagcgcccccctccccccccggctgccTCCTGGCCGCGGTGGTCAGTGCTGCTCCGCGTGTCCTCGCTCACGGCCAAAGACCACGAGAAaccggtcccccccccccaggctttcCTTAAAGCTACCCCACACTGTGATTTAATTTAAATCCCTGCCCTTTTTTTGCTGGCTTGCCCTGGTGCCGCAGCAGTGGCCCAGCAGGTCGGTGGCCGGGCCAACCTCCCCGGTGCGGCCTTGAGCatccctgtggctcagggacagCTGCACAGGCCCGGGCAGCCAGACTCTCAGGCACCGGctgcggggctctgcgctgcccCCAGAGCAGTGTCTGCCAGACAGCACACACCTCGGATGCACGTGCAGTGCCCCTGCTTCACCCACTAATATCACTTAATTCCAGTCTGGTGAACGTGATTCCAGCTGTGCTAGCTGCTCTGGAGTCCTCATCCATGAAGCCTGGCTACTACACTAAGGCCAGGCCGGGCAAAGCAGAAATTCAACACGGAGATTCATGTTTAGCTCTTTGCTGTAAATGTACTGCCCTACTTGAAATACCAGCTTACAGCATGAAGCCAGCTGGCTTTACGCCTTCAGCCTGCTTTTTTCCCTATGGAGTACACATCTCTGACCTATGTCTTTCCAAACTATTTTAAACAATAGTTCTGCTGTCTTAATAACACTTTCCAATTATCGTGCTGGGAAGTACCTGAAGAGAAAGCTCAGGAGCGGTTGGGAAGAGAGTTATTCACAACATCAAAGCGAGGTCATTTATCTTTCTTAAGCCTTTCTTAACCTCATTCCTAAGTTTACGATATTAACCCTAGCAAAACATATGAAATGATTACATGCACATATATGTGTAAAGGGCTGGGTGAAGTGCTCCAGTCTGCAAGTCCATGTTCAGTTCGCAGATGTTCATTCTCAACCTTAACcagagaattaaaagaaaaaagaagcgtGGGGCACCAGATTGCTTTGTCTCCTTGTGCCTGAACTTCCCTGAAGACGCGTGTCCTGGTGCTCACCGCAGGCAATGAAGTGGTGCCACAGCGCAGCCTCGCCACGGCTCTGCTGGGTGGCGTTCAGGCACAGGCCGGACCGGCGTGGAAAGGTAGCTAAGCCCCAGTGGCCTGCTCGCACCTCTCCAGAGAATCGCTTGCTTCAGCACACGCCTTCCTTTAAAAGTACACTGCCTTTATGACATGAAGACATCAACTGTAGGTGGCACCTACACTGcaattaaaatgaagaaatgtcaCATAAAACATCTTTCGTGCCCGGAAACATCGGCTTCAGCTCAGTACCTGCTCTACGACCGGGGCTGGACTCCGTCGCCGCTTTAAGCAGGGCTTCCCACACATTTGAGTTACGGGGGAGGGAAaaccgcctcgccgccgccgcggggactACGCGCCCCAGCATGCAGTGCGCGGCGCGAGGCCCCGCGCCCCGCCTCGGGGCTGCCCCTGGCGCGCCTGACTCGCCCCGCGGCCGGTGGCGGGTGGCGGGGGCGGCCGGTGCCGCTGCCAGGCCTGTCGccgggcggcggtggcggccgcgGCCAGCGGGGAGCCGTCTGGGGGGGCGCTGCCTGCGGTGTCGCCGGCGCCCAGCGGCTTTGCAGTCCGGCTGCGCTTCGGGGCGCCCGGCGATGCGGAGCGGGGGTCCACGGCGCCGCCGGGTCGGGAGCGGCCGCGAGGGAGCGGCGATGCGCTGAGCCCCGCGGTAACCGTGCGGGCCGAAGGGCGCGGGAGGCGGCGACGGCGGGGCGCGCCTGCCTGCCATGGCGAGCCGGGGCTCTGGCTCCTCGGAGCACCTGGAGCGGTTGCATGAGATCTTCCGGGGGCTGCACGGAGACTTGCGGGGGGTGCCGGAGCggctgcggggcagcgcggccggtgAGCAGCGgagagcggcggggggggggagtggcCGTTACTGCAGCCGGGGGAGGGGCTGTAACGGCCGCGGAGCAGCGCGCGCGGCCaacggccgggcccggccgggcagcAGCGCCTTGGCCGGCGCTCGGGCGCCTCCCCTGTCGGGGGCCCGTTTCTCCCGCTGCCGCGGGGTCTGGGGGCTGCGGGGTTCGTCccagcttccctccctccctgccaggagccccctGTGCTGGCGCCGTGCCGCTGCTTCCCGGCCGGCCACTCCGCTACGTAGCTGGGGCCTGCTGACAGGGCAGCGGCAGGGATCTTGGGCTGCTTTTCTGCAGATAAATCCTTTTTTACAGCCGGAGATCAGTCTCTTTATAAGCCTTTATGCAAGGAAGCAGTTTGCTGACACAATGTCAGGAAGTTGGTGCATCACTTTCAGCTgacttcccccccgccccgtgacTGTCACTGGGTTAAAGCACTCTGGCAGAAGACTTCTCTGTAAATACTTGTTGGTGTCTTTCTATTTCAGTTCCGGATATCTGGTTGTGTTCTGAGAACTGGAACGGGAAGCGACCCGACAAG
This window of the Dromaius novaehollandiae isolate bDroNov1 chromosome 5, bDroNov1.hap1, whole genome shotgun sequence genome carries:
- the LOC112980747 gene encoding retinol dehydrogenase 12-like isoform X1 translates to MEPAAMLTCWGAVLGTAVSLPLLLLAASPYVRRYVAGGQCKSAAKLDGKVVIITGANTGIGKETARDLARRGARVIVACRDVAKGEAAASEIRAETGNQQVIVKKLDLANTKSIREFAENFLAEEKELHILINNAGVMLYPYSKTADGFEMHLGVNHLGHFLLTFLLLERLRQSAPARIVNVSSLAHHGGRIRFHDLHGDKSYNRGLAYCHSKLANVLFTRELARRLQGTKVTANSLHPGSVRSELVRHSSVMTWLWKVFSFFLKTPSEGAQTSVYCAVAEELDSVTGQYFSDCQPAYVSPRGRDDETAKKLWHVSCELLGIQWD
- the LOC112980747 gene encoding retinol dehydrogenase 11-like isoform X3, giving the protein MEPAAMLTCWGAVLGTAVSLPLLLLAASPYVRRYVAGGQCKSAAKLDGKVVIITGANTGIGKETARDLARRGARVIVACRDVAKGEAAASEIRAETGNQQVIVKKLDLANTKSIREFAENFLAEEKELHILINNAGVMLYPYSKTADGFEMHLGVNHLGHFLLTFLLLERLRQSAPARIVNVSSLAHHGGRIRFHDLHGDKSYNRGLAYCHSKLANVLFTRELARRLQGTKVTANSLHPGSVRSELVRHSSVMTWLWKVFSFFLKTPSEGAQTSVYCAVAEELDSVTGQYFR
- the LOC112980747 gene encoding retinol dehydrogenase 11-like isoform X2; this translates as MEPAAMLTCWGAVLGTAVSLPLLLLAASPYVRRYVAGGQCKSAAKLDGKVVIITGANTGIGKETARDLARRGARVIVACRDVAKGEAAASEIRAETGNQQVIVKKLDLANTKSIREFAENFLAEEKELHILINNAGVMLYPYSKTADGFEMHLGVNHLGHFLLTFLLLERLRQSAPARIVNVSSLAHHGGRIRFHDLHGDKSYNRGLAYCHSKLANVLFTRELARRLQGTKVTANSLHPGSVRSELVRHSSVMTWLWKVFSFFLKTPSEGAQTSVYCAVAEELDSVTGQYFSSTALYILT